ATCCAGCAGCACAATGTTGGCATGGACCGGGCCCAACTGCGTGACAAAGGTACCCTTGACGGCGTCGAAGATCTGCGTGCCGGCGATGTCGCTGGGCAGCAGGTCCGGCGTGCACTGGATCCGGCGGAACTCTGCACTGACCGACTCCGCTATGGCTTGGGCCGCGGTGGTCTTAGCCAGCCCCGGCACACTTTCCAACAGGACATGGCCACCCGTCAACAGGCCGATAACCAAGGTCTCACGCAGCCTGGCCTGGCCCACCACCTTGTTTTCGAAGCTGCGGACGATGCTGCCTATAAGCTGTTGGGCACGGGCCATGTCCGGCGCATCGATTCCGGCCATGGCTGTGGTCTGTTGCACTCGTGGTCCCCTCGCTGGCGTTGATGTGAAACGGCCACTCCATCCAAGCCTTCCCGGAACGGGTTCGCAATGGGGACCCCTCCCCATGTGGACTTCCGGGGTCTATCCTTTTGCCATGCATCAGCTACCAGCCGCCTATCAGAATTACCTCGCCTCCCAGGACCAGCACGTCATCGACGCCGTACGGCCGGTTCTCCTCCAGTCCGCAGCGGACCAACGACACGGAGTACGCATTACCTTCAACAGGGGCCCGACCGGCCACCAAGCCCACCTGGACGATTCCATACCCTACGGCGAAATCATCGAAGACATCGACTGACGCAGACGACAAACCTGACATGGAGCGGGGCTGGCCTTTCATGGGCTCCAGCTAGCCTTTCATGGCTCCGGACAAGGCAAACGAATTCCCCATGCCACGGGAAACCAGCGCGTAGAGCACCAGCACGGGGACCGAATACAGGATGGAGAACGCGGCCAACTGGCCATAAGCGATAGCTCCGTGCTGGCCGAAGAAGCTGAAGATGGACACCGCGGCTGGTTGTTTGCCGGTGGACAGCAACAGGATAAAGGGGACGAAGAAGTTCCCCCACGCCTGGATGAAAACGAAGATGAACACCACGCCCAGCCCCTGCCTCATCAGTGGGAGCACGATGCGTCGCAGCGCCGCCATCGTGGAGGCTCCATCCACCCACGCCGCTTCCTCCAACTCAAGAGGAACCGAATCCATGAAGTTCTTGGTCATCCAGATGGCCATGGGCAAAGTCGTTGTTGCCATGAAGAAAATGGTGGCAGCCATGGAATCCAAGAACTGCAGCTGAACAAACAGGCCATAGACAGGCACCATGATGGCCGTCACCGGCAACGACGTCCCAAACAGGACCGTGTACATGAAGGGCTTGTTGAACCGTGATTGATACCTGGACAACGGGTATGCGGCAAGCACGGCAGCAAGAACATTCACCACAGCCGTCCCCGCCGACAACATCAAGCTGTTTGCCAAAGGTTGAAACAACAGCTCAGGAGTCATCACGGCACGGAAATTGTCCATCGACGGCGTTGACGGCACCTTAGTCTGGTAACCGGCTTCAGGATCGACGGCGGCCAAGAGCAGCCAGAGCAAAGGTGCAACAAAGCTCATCCCAATCACAGCAAGGGCTATGTTCGCCCCCAGCCTGGCCCTGGACCTGGAGCTGCCACCCGCCGTCGTGCTTTCCGTCCCCAGCGGCGCCCGCAGTCGGCTGGTGGTCATGGGCGCTCCTCCCGCAGGAGCCGGACGTACACCGCACCGAAGACCATGCCCAGGAGGATCAGAACGGACGCCACAGCCGTGCCGTAGCCGATGTCACCAAATTTGAACGCCTCTTGGTAGGCCAGCACCGGCAACGTGGTGCTGGCGTTGGCGGGTCCGCCTGCCGTCATGACCCAGATGAGGGTAAACACCGCCAGTGTCTGGAGCGTGATCAGCATCAGGTTCGTGGCGATGCTGCTCCGGATCAGCGGCAGTGTAATGAAGGCAAGCCGCTGCCACCCTCGGGCCCCATCCACAAGTGCTGCCTCAGAAATATCGCGGGGAACGTCTGCCAGCGCTGCCCGGTACACCAGCATGGAGAAGGCTGTCCCGCGCCACGTATTGGCCAGGACAATCGCCACCAGCGGAAAGGAATACAGCCAGTCCGGGCCCTGACCACCCACGATTCCCAGCATCTGGTTCAGGGTCCCGTCCCGGTTGAAGTAGGCATAGGCGGCGAAGGCGGCCACGATTTCAGGCAGCACCCACGCCGCGACCACTGCCGTACCCACCAACGACGAAACTACCCTCCGCGACCGTGTCATCAGCAGTGCGATCAGCAGGCCCAACACGTTCTGGCCCAGCACGGCCGACGCGGCGACGAACACCACCGTGAGCCAAGCCGCTAACGGAAAGGAGCCGTCACTGAACATCCGCGCATAATTGTCAATGCCAACCCATTCCGGGTTCCTGGCAGCTTTACCGGATAACGAGGCATCGGTGAAGGACGCGTAAAAAGACCACAACACCGGGGCCAGCAGGAACAACAGCAGCAGGAGAATGGACGGGACTAACGGAAGGAGCCGCAGGTAGCGGCGGATCGTCATTTCTCCAGGACCTTGTCCTCACCGACGAGCTTACGGACGGTGGCATCATATTCGGCAGCGGCATCCTCGGGGCTCTGCTTGCCCGTGATCACGGACTCCGTGGCGACCTGGACGGCGGAAGAGATCCTGGGGTAGTCAGCGGTGGCCGGGCGGTAATGCGTCACCTTCACCAAGTCCGAAACATCCTTCACAAACGGATTCGCCGCCAGATACTGGGGCTCCGAGGCGACATCCGTACGGACGGCAATCTGAGAGTTGTTGATGTCGTAGGCCAGCGCGTTCTTTTTGTTCAGCGCCGTAGTGAGGAACTGGAAGGCAAGCTCAGGATTCTTGCTCTTCGCCCCCACGGCCAGTGTCCATCCGCCGGACATGCTCACGCCCCCGGGCGCCTGCCCCTTCTGCGTGGGGAACATGGCTACAGCCATGTCCTGCTCATAACCTGCCCACTCATACGCGCCACCTTTTTGCCAGAACGACGGCGTATAGGACCCTTCCACGGTGGCTGCCAGTTTTCCTTGGGGGAACCATTCGCCAAAGACCTTCTTCCAGACGTTCGCGTCCAAGGCTTCGGCTGGACTGACGGCCAGCTTTTCGTCATAGAGGGTCTTCAGGAACGCCAGTGAGTCGGTGAAACCCAGCGAGCCGACCACCCACTTCTTCTCCTTCTCGTCATACAAGGTGCTGTCCGTACCGTAGAGCAGCTCGTAGAAACTCTGCATCACCGTGCCCTCGCCGGTCCCCTTGCCTGCGTACATGTTGAAGGGGATGACGCTGGGGTCGGACGCTTTGATGGCCCGGGCGGTGGTGAGGATATCGTCCCAGGTCTTCGGCTGCCACGGCACGGGCACCCCGGCCTTCTGGAATACGGCCTTGTTGTACCAAATGGCCCGGGTGTCGGTGCCCAGCGGGACCGCATAGATGCCGCCGTCATCCGCTCGGCCCGCCGCCTTGGCCGCTTCGTTGAACGCAGACCAGTCCTCCCACTTCTCAAGGTAACTGTCCAACCTGAGGAGGTAACCGGCGTCGACGTCTGAACGCACCTTGAAAGTGTCCTCATAGAAGACGTCCGGCGCCGTGTCAGCGGAACGCTGGGCCAGCGAGAGCTTGGTCCCGTAATCGTCGTCGTTGGCCTGGATGGGCTGGAGGTCCACCGTCACCCCGGAGTTCGCGGCTTCAAATTCCTTCTTGGCGTCCTGCATGACGGCATCAAGCGCCGTGAAGGAATCGGTTTTCTGATAAACGATCTTCAGGGTGTTGCTCTCCGCAGCCTCAGGCGTGGGCGAACAGGACGTCGCTGCCACAAGGACGGCGGCGAAAAAAGCAATGGCGGCGGAAAACTTCACTGGGACATACTTCACTGGCACATTTTTCACTGGGCGGCGCATGGTGCTCCATTCAGTCGAACGTGGCTACAGCCCCCATACTTCACCGTGAACGGACATGCGACGTGGCCGAGCCTTATGGTTATTCAGTTATCCTGCGTCGAACTAGCCTTCCAACAGGAGCCTTTGTGCGCGCGGTGCCAGCATGTGCTCCAAAACCAAGCAAGCAGCACCGATGGCGCCAACGTCTTCACCCACACCGGTCCCCACAACCTCAAGGCCGTGGATCATGCGGGCGGCGTTGTTCTTGTCCAGCAAATCCGGAACGCGATCCAGGAAGTACGGGGACATGCGCCCCCAGAATGGACCGCCGAAGACGACCCGCTCCACGTCCAGGGTGTTGGTCACGATGGAAACGGCACGTGCCACCAGTGTGGCGGACTTATCCAGAATGGCAATGGCCTTGGAATCACCCGCATCGGCTTTGTCGCACAACTCGGCATAGCGTTCCTGGACCTCAGGACCGTCCGCCCCTTCCCGGTGCCCTTCAAGCACACCGGCGGCTACGGCCTCGGCCACCAGCACCTGCGGGATGCAGGAAGACTTGACGCAGCCATGCAATCCGCAATCACACTGCGGGCCGTTGGGGTCCACCACAATGTGGCCGATTTCGCCGGCATTGCCCGAAGTCCCCCGGACTACTTCGTCATTGAGCACAATGCCGCAGCCGATGCCGGTTCCCATGTACATGAACACGAAGCTGCCGGCCCCACTGGCGCCACCAGCCCACGTTTCGGCCACCGCCGCGCTCGTGACGTCTTTATCCACCAGCGTTTCCATGCCGGTGGCCTCGGCCAGGGCCTCGCGGATGCGCACGCGGTTCCATCGCGTCAGGAGCGGCGGCTCCACCACGGAGCCTTCGTCGAGGTCGATCGGGCCGGGG
This genomic interval from Paenarthrobacter aurescens TC1 contains the following:
- a CDS encoding hypothetical protein (identified by Glimmer2; putative) — its product is MKGQPRSMSGLSSASVDVFDDFAVGYGIVQVGLVAGRAPVEGNAYSVSLVRCGLEENRPYGVDDVLVLGGEVILIGGW
- a CDS encoding extracellular solute-binding domain protein (identified by match to protein family HMM PF01547), coding for MRRPVKNVPVKYVPVKFSAAIAFFAAVLVAATSCSPTPEAAESNTLKIVYQKTDSFTALDAVMQDAKKEFEAANSGVTVDLQPIQANDDDYGTKLSLAQRSADTAPDVFYEDTFKVRSDVDAGYLLRLDSYLEKWEDWSAFNEAAKAAGRADDGGIYAVPLGTDTRAIWYNKAVFQKAGVPVPWQPKTWDDILTTARAIKASDPSVIPFNMYAGKGTGEGTVMQSFYELLYGTDSTLYDEKEKKWVVGSLGFTDSLAFLKTLYDEKLAVSPAEALDANVWKKVFGEWFPQGKLAATVEGSYTPSFWQKGGAYEWAGYEQDMAVAMFPTQKGQAPGGVSMSGGWTLAVGAKSKNPELAFQFLTTALNKKNALAYDINNSQIAVRTDVASEPQYLAANPFVKDVSDLVKVTHYRPATADYPRISSAVQVATESVITGKQSPEDAAAEYDATVRKLVGEDKVLEK
- a CDS encoding putative ABC-type sugar transport system, permease component (identified by match to protein family HMM PF00528) yields the protein MTIRRYLRLLPLVPSILLLLLFLLAPVLWSFYASFTDASLSGKAARNPEWVGIDNYARMFSDGSFPLAAWLTVVFVAASAVLGQNVLGLLIALLMTRSRRVVSSLVGTAVVAAWVLPEIVAAFAAYAYFNRDGTLNQMLGIVGGQGPDWLYSFPLVAIVLANTWRGTAFSMLVYRAALADVPRDISEAALVDGARGWQRLAFITLPLIRSSIATNLMLITLQTLAVFTLIWVMTAGGPANASTTLPVLAYQEAFKFGDIGYGTAVASVLILLGMVFGAVYVRLLREERP
- a CDS encoding putative ABC-type sugar transport system, permease component (identified by match to protein family HMM PF00528), which translates into the protein MTTSRLRAPLGTESTTAGGSSRSRARLGANIALAVIGMSFVAPLLWLLLAAVDPEAGYQTKVPSTPSMDNFRAVMTPELLFQPLANSLMLSAGTAVVNVLAAVLAAYPLSRYQSRFNKPFMYTVLFGTSLPVTAIMVPVYGLFVQLQFLDSMAATIFFMATTTLPMAIWMTKNFMDSVPLELEEAAWVDGASTMAALRRIVLPLMRQGLGVVFIFVFIQAWGNFFVPFILLLSTGKQPAAVSIFSFFGQHGAIAYGQLAAFSILYSVPVLVLYALVSRGMGNSFALSGAMKG
- a CDS encoding putative transcriptional regulator, ROK family (identified by match to protein family HMM PF00480); protein product: MTEIRQPTPRRGTNLPRMGDFNLTVILEAIRRSSGGLSRVELAQIVGLSPQTISNISRRLLDQQLIVEAGKEGSGPGKPRTILRLNPAGMYAVGVHLDPAVITFVVLDLLGDVVRHSRMATPGGDPAGVITSIAEQINVLIEESGVDSSKIAGLGVAVPGPIDLDEGSVVEPPLLTRWNRVRIREALAEATGMETLVDKDVTSAAVAETWAGGASGAGSFVFMYMGTGIGCGIVLNDEVVRGTSGNAGEIGHIVVDPNGPQCDCGLHGCVKSSCIPQVLVAEAVAAGVLEGHREGADGPEVQERYAELCDKADAGDSKAIAILDKSATLVARAVSIVTNTLDVERVVFGGPFWGRMSPYFLDRVPDLLDKNNAARMIHGLEVVGTGVGEDVGAIGAACLVLEHMLAPRAQRLLLEG